From Melitaea cinxia chromosome 23, ilMelCinx1.1, whole genome shotgun sequence, the proteins below share one genomic window:
- the LOC123665257 gene encoding uncharacterized protein LOC123665257: MIPLIFVVASALLGQARSGPVELNCSDNATCIDHMAKEFVRSLREQKTIKLFDLFTIEPLGNRQGRSNKDPLTRLITTHAISFDWNDFTFRFSNPEDRSDALDLEVFESRSVKDVSDEVPKKSKGKDEEEVIEDKRVHIRPIKRRRHRRKVIQAVIPLLFGMKSAAVVIFALFMVSVITIKAFLASKMALMVTVGMALKKLYESYGTGVGLQNHPYLYSQYPIDFPSASSHAYSVSGVSPQFASPEMYSPTGLATHSHSHDLLQNDASAQQSQQAPSVLVNSTRASERWDGFRRRPMFYGTSRATSESFSGYQNRR, translated from the exons ATGATTCCTTTAATATTTGTCGTCGCGTCCGCGCTGCTGGGACAGGCTCGATCGGGTCCTGTTGAACTTAACTGCAGTGATAATGCCACTTGTATAGATCACATGGCGAAGGAGTTTGTAAGAAGTTTGAGAGAGCAGAAAACGATAAAACTCTTCGATTTGTTTACGATTGAACCGTTAGGTAACAGGCAAGGGAGGTCTAATAAAGATCCCTTAACAAGATTGATAACAACACACGCGATTAGTTTCGACTGGAACGATTTCACGTTCAGATTCTCCAATCCTGAAGATAGGAGCGATGCATTGGATTTAGAAGTTTTTGAAAGCAGAAGTGTCAAAG atGTTTCGGATGAGGTTCCGAAGAAATCAAAAGGCAAGGATGAGGAAGAAGTAATTGAAGACAAACGAGTTCATATTCGGCCGATCA AGAGAAGGCGACACAGGCGAAAAGTGATACAGGCGGTAATCCCTCTACTCTTCGGCATGAAGTCAGCTGCAGTAGTCATATTTGCGTTGTTCATGGTCTCAGTGATCACCATCAAAGCGTTCTTAGCCAGTAAGATGGCACTGATGGTCACGGTTGGAATGGCCCTGAAGAAGTTGTATGAAAGCTATGGTACCGG CGTCGGTTTGCAAAACCACCCATACCTTTACTCACAATATCCCATCGATTTTCCGAGCGCCTCATCGCACGCATACTCCGTTAGCGGAGTGAGCCCACAGTTCGCATCTCCAGAGATGTATAGCCCGACAGGATTGGCTACACACTCGCACTCACACGATTTGCTTCAAAACGACGCGAGTGCTCAGCAGTCGCAACAGGCGCCCTCTGTACTTGTGAACTCGACAAGAGCATCGGAAAGATGGGACG GGTTCCGGCGACGTCCAATGTTTTATGGAACCTCGCGCGCTACTTCAGAATCCTTTTCGGGATACCAGAATCGCCGCTAA